Proteins encoded by one window of Kwoniella dejecticola CBS 10117 chromosome 7, complete sequence:
- a CDS encoding 60S ribosomal protein eL36 — translation MADVEMSSAPAARSNLRYGQNKGRPTTVIPKTVKPSHKKGVKTEKKTFVKSVIREVAGFSPYEKRVMELLRNSKDKKAKKLTKKRLGTLLRSKRKIEELSSVIQEQRRHAGH, via the exons ATGGCCGACGTTGAGATGTCCTCCGCCCCTGCTGCTCGATCTA ACCTCCGATACGGTCAAAACAAGGGACGACCCACCACCGTCATCCCCAAGACCGTCAAGCCTTCCCACAAGAAGGGTGTCAAGAC cgagaagaagactttcGTCAAGTCCGTCATTCGAGAAGTCGCCGGTTTCTCCCCTTACGAGAAGCGAGTCATGGAGTTGTTGAGAAACTCAAAGGACAAGAAGGCTAAAAAGCTCACCAAGAAGAGA CTCGGTACCCTCCTCCGATccaagagaaagatcgaagAGCTCTCTAGCGTCATCCAAGAACAAAGACGACACGCCGGTCACTAA